From the Polaribacter tangerinus genome, the window AGTACCACCAATAGCTCTATGATATCCACCATGAACGCTCAAACCAAAATTATCTGTAATTCGAATATCTGCTCCTGCACTAGGATACATGGTTAAACCACCTTCTTGATAAATTCTTCCTCCTGCACCACCAATACCAAATTTTCCAAATACATTTAAGTATTTTGTTGATATAAAGTTTTTACCAGCACCAATAAACAAGTCCATAAATCCAGAAATTAATCCACTGTACATAGTATCTACATGTGCATATATAAAAGCATTTTCATTTAAATAGCGTTGGTATTCAAAACCGATAATATATAATGTATTTCTAATGGATTTATTTCCTTGGTAGGAATCTGTTCTGGAATCTCCTACAGGAAAGAAATAGTCAAATTTTACTTGTTGTACAGTTTTTACAGCAGGTTTTTTCCAAAAATTGTCTGTAGCGATATTGTCTATCATAAACTCTAATTGCGCATCTTCATAAGACGCAGCTCTAAGAGTACTTGGAATTTCTACAAAAAAAGAGATATTATCATTTTTAATGAATCCTGTAAAAAAGTCTACATTCCCATATTGTACACCAAAAGAATAATTTTCTTTTTTGTATTGCAAGCCTATATTTGAGTATACTATACCACCGCCATCAACCAAAACTCTGTAGCCTCCACCGCCACCAAAGTGAACGTTTGCATCGAAATATAAGTTTTTGTATATTTTTTTATTAACTCCTAAATTAACTCCTAATGTAAACAAGCCTCCTTGATCTCCGGTTACGGCAAAATGCATTCCGGCACCTGTATATAGCCAACTGTTTAAAGGGACATTATAGTTTATACCCACTAAACCCATGGTAGGTTTTAACTGAAACCCATTTCCATAAATGTTTTGTTCGTCGGGCATATGAACTGTGGTGTAGTTTAATCGAATACTGTTATTTAACTCTCTGGTGTTTAATTGTGAATACGATTTTTTAGTTTGAGAAAAACTAGCAAAATTGATAAAAATCAATACTATTAGGAATTGCTTTTTCATTGTATTATTTATTAAATTCGCTTGTAAAATGAAGGTTTACAGTAGGATATTTACTTTTTGTCATTTGTATAGTAAATTCAGAGTCTGCTAAAAATACAAGCTGACCTTGTTTGTCTTTTGCTAAGTAACGTTGTTTTACACGTTTAAATTCTTTAAACTCCTCGTTTTTATGGTCTTGAGGTTCTACCCAACACGCTTTGTAAACACTTAAATTTTCGTAAGAACATTTTGCACCATATTCATGTTCTAAACGATACTGAATTACCTCATACTGAAGTGCACCAACAGTTCCTATTACTTTTCTACCATTAATATCTAATGTAAATAGTTGAGCAACACCTTCATCCATTAATTGATCTAAACCTTTGTATAGCTGCTTAGACTTCATCGGATCTGCATTATTTACATATCTAAAATGTTCTGGCGAAAAACTTGGAATTCCTTTAAAGTTTAATTGCTCGCCTTCTGTAAGTGTATCACCAATTTTAAAATTTCCGGTATCGTGAATACCAACAATATCACCAGGGTATGATTCTTCTACAATTTCCTTTTTCTCTGCAAAAAATGCATTCGGACTAGAAAATTTTACTTTTTTACCATTTCTTACATGAAGGTATGGTGCGTTTCTTTTAAAAATACCAGAAACAATTTTAATAAAAGCGAGTCTGTCTCTATGCTTAGGATCCATGTTTGCATGAATTTTAAACACAAAACCGGTTAGTTTCTTTTCTTTTGAATCTACCAAACGCTCTTCTGCTTTTTTTGGTTGAGGCGAAGGGGCAATTTCTATAAAGGCATCTAATAATTCTTTAACACCAAAATTATTTAAGGCCGATCCGAAAAATACAGGCTGTAAAGAACCGTCTAAATATTCTTCTCTGTTAAACTCTGGGTATACTTCTCCAATCAGTTCTATTTCTTCGCGAAGTGTTTCGGCGGCTTTATTACCAATAATAGATTCTAATTCGGGGTTTGCCAAATCATCAAATTCAATACCCTCTGAAATTGCAGTTTTATTATCACCAGAAAATAAATTTAGTTTCTTTTCCCAAATATTATATATTCCTTTAAAATCGTATCCCATTCCAATAGGAAAACTCATAGGAGTAACGTGCAAACCTAATTTTTGCTCAACTTCATCTAATAAATCGAAAGCGTCTTTACCTTCTCTATCTAATTTATTTATAAAAACGAGCATTGGTATGCTTCTCATTCTACAAACTTCTACTAATTTTTCTGTTTGTGGTTCTACACCTTTAGCTACATCAATTACTACAATTACACTGTCTACAGCAGTTAAAGTTCTAAATGTATCCTCTGCAAAGTCTTTATGACCGGGCGTATCTAAGATGTTTATTTTTTTATCTTTATAAATAAATGCTAGTACAGAAGTGGCCACAGAAATACCACGCTGACGCTCTATTTCCATAAAATCGGAGGTAGCTCCTTTCTTTATTTTATTGTTTTTAACAGCACCAGCCTCTTGTATTGCTCCACCAAAAAGTAACAGTTTTTCTGTTAGGGTTGTTTTTCCAGCATCTGGATGCGAAATGATACCAAAAGTTCGTCGTCGTTTTATTTCCTCTAAAAAGCTCATCTACAAAATTTGAGCTGCAAATATAGGTTTTATTCTATAATTTAAAGAGAGAATTAATGTGCTTTGCTATTCAAAAAGGAGCAGTAATTTTTATGAATTACATTATTTTGGCACTTATAAACTTTAAAGGATATGTAAATGTATGTTGTAAAAAAAGAAAACCATATTTAATCTATTATTTCAATGGTCATTCGAATATCTTCTGTGGGCCATTCGTCTCTTCCAACAGGTACTTTAGATATTTTATCCATCGTGTCGAAACCAGCAATAACTTCGCCAAAAACGGTATGTTCATTGTTTAAGTGATGAGCGCCAGAACGACTGTGAACAATGTAAAATTCGAATGGATTAGATTTTTTATACGGATTATTTTCCCATTCTCTGGTGGCTGCAAGCGCACCATATTTATGAGTTCGATGTTTTTTAAATTCAGGATCTAAAGTGTAATTTCCATAGAGTCTTCTCTGATTCTGAGTATAAGTCTCGTCTGAATTTCCACCTTGTATTACAAAGTTTTTGGCAACCCTGTATATTTCTGTAGTATTAAAATACTTTATTTTAGTTAAAAAAATAAAGTTAGCTCTGTGTATGGGAACATCATCATAAAGTCGAATTTTAATATTTCCAAATTTAGTTTTTATGATCACTTTATTTTCTAAATGCTGTTTTCCGTAAGCAGTAAAAAAATTATTGACATTCTCTTTATTTAAGCTATCCCAACGTTTTTGAACTTGTTTTATTTCTTTTTTTTGAGATTCTTTCTTAGTGAAAATAGTATCCGTATTAATAAACTTTTCTTTTACAACCACTTCTTTTTTACATTGAAAAAATGTGTACAATACAATAAGTAGAAATAGGGTGGTAAATTTTTTCATTTTTCAAATATAAATCATCAAAATAAAAGAATAAAAAAAATGAATTGATTTAATATTTTTTTAGGCTTTATTGCTATTTCTATTTCTTATTTTTGTAACAATGAAAGAACAAGTTATTTTAGTAGACACTAAAGATACCCCAATCGGTTTAATGGAAAAAATCGAGGCGCATGAAAAAGCGCTTTTGCACAGAGCATTTTCTGTATTTATATTTAATGATAAAGGTGAGTTAATGCTGCAACAAAGAGCCGCATCTAAATATCATTCTCCTTTGTTATGGACAAATACTTGTTGTTCACATCAAAGAGATGGAGAAACAAATATAGCCGCAGGAAAAAGAAGGTTGCAAGAAGAAATGGGATTTGTAACCGACCTAAAAGAAGTGTTTTCTTTTATTTATAAAGCTCCTTTTGATAATGGTTTAACAGAGCATGAGTATGACCACGTAATGGTTGGGCACTTTAACGGAAAACCAATTCTTAACAAAGACGAAGCAGAGAACTACAAATGGATGTCTTTAGAAGATGTAAAAAAGGATATTGCTATGCAACCATCAATTTATACTGAATGGTTTAAAATTATTTTTGACAAATCATACGAAAAACTAAAAAATGCCTAAAGTTACCGTTCATAGAAAAGCACATTTTAATGCTGCACATAGATTGTATAGAAAAGATTGGTCTGACCAAAAAAACTTTGAAGTTTTTAATAAGTGTAGTAATCCTAACTTTCATGGCCATAATTATGAACTAATTGTTTCTTTAACTGGAGAGATAGATATAGAAACGGGTTATGTATATGATTTAGGTATCCTTAAAAACTTTATAAAGTCTGAAATAGAGGAGGCTTTCGACCATAAAAACTTAAATTTAGAGGTTCCAGAGTTTAAAGAATTAAATCCTACAGCAGAAAATATTAGCGTAGTTACTTATAATAAACTTAGACGTTTATTGCCCAAACATCTCGATTTAAAAGTAACATTGTACGAAACACCTAGAAATTTTGTTACTTATTCTGGGGAATAAATTTAATATATACTGTTTTTAAAAAATAAAAAACCTCGTTAAAACGAGGTTTTTTATTTAACATTTAATTGGTGTACAATTAATTTTTCTGTTTGTTTTTAAACTCACTAAATTTATCACCTTCCTTTTTAGGCCAATTATTGTTCGACGTATCAACATCTGCAGTTTCAAAATCTGGATCTACTACTATGCTTTTAATTTCTTTTGTAGAAGCAAATACTCTTTTTGCAGAAGTATCATCTTTCATCCAAATTTGAGCAGGAAAAGTTTCTCTTTTGGTAGTTCCGTCGGCATAGGTTAATTCCACAATTAAAGGCATTACCAAACCTCCTGGCTTTTCAAATTCTACAGAATAAATGTAAGAAGGTACTTCTTTACCATCTGCATATTTATCCATAGCATTTGGGTTTGCATCTTCTTTTTTATCTGTAATGTAAACCAAGTCTCCTAAACCATCAAAATATTGTTTGTACTGCTCTTTCAATTTAGCAACTCTTTCACTTGGTTTGTCGGTTAAATATAAGGGTTTTACTTCTTTAATACCAATATCTGTAACATCAGTTGTGTAAAACCATCCTCTCCAGAACCAATCTAAATCCATACCAGACGCGTCTTCCATAGAACGGAAAAAGTCTTCTGGGGTTGGGTGTTTAAACATCCATCTTTGAGAGTAAGTTCTAAATGCATGGTCAAATAACTCTGGACCCATTATTGTTTTTCTTAGAATGTACAAACCAGCAGCAGGCTTTGTGTATGCGTTCGGGCCGAATTGCTTTACATAATCTCCTTGAGACATAATAGGAGAGAGGTTAGATTGGTCTCCACCCATATACCTAGTTATGTTTTTTGCTGGATTAATAGCAAATAATTCTGGGTCATATTCTAATGAAGCTAAAATTTCTACAAATGAGTTTAATCCTTCATCCATCCATGTCCACTGTCTTTCATCTGAGTTTACAATCATTGGAAAAAAGTTATGTCCAACTTCATGAACTATTACACCAATCATTCCTTTTTTAGTTCTATCAGAATATGTTCCGTCAGGGTTTGGTCTTCCAAAGTTAAAGCAAATCATTGGGTACTCCATTCCTTGTCTTTCAGAATGCACAGAAACAGCTTTAGAGTATGGATAGTCAAATGTTAATTTAGAATATTCAATTAATGTTGTAGCGACTGCTCTTGTAGAGTGCTCTTCCCATAATGGGTTTCCTTCTTTAGGATAAAGAGACGTAGCCATAACAGTTTTACCGTTTATGTTTACAGCCATCGCATCCCAAATATATTTTCTTGAAGTTGCAAACGCAAAGTCACGAACTTTGTCAGCTTTAAACGTCCATGTTTTGGTTTTTGTAGAACGTCCTTTTTCTGCTTTTTCAGCTTCTTCTTGCGTTACAATTAAAACAGGATTATCGAAAGTTTGTCTTGCTTTTTCAAAACGTTTACGTTGTGTTTTTGTCAATACTTCCTTTTCGTTTTGTAGCGTTCCTGTA encodes:
- a CDS encoding M1 family metallopeptidase, encoding MKKLSLFVFSLFFISFSAIAQEQVKEKKKTQQGHTDENKFRQLKDLFATPNDQHAASGAPGHQYTQQKVDYVMDIRLDESANRIYGDEKITYHNNSKDHLEYLWVQLDQNMRADDSKTPLAQSNSAAPFVTPENFKSSYMGEKKGFGYNITKVETDGKPLSHFINRTMMRINLPQPLAPGKKFEFSISWNYLINDINKDGGRSGLETFPDGNNNYTIAQFFPRLAVYNNVEGWQNMQFWGRSEFALEFGDYLVNLTVPADHIVEATGTLQNEKEVLTKTQRKRFEKARQTFDNPVLIVTQEEAEKAEKGRSTKTKTWTFKADKVRDFAFATSRKYIWDAMAVNINGKTVMATSLYPKEGNPLWEEHSTRAVATTLIEYSKLTFDYPYSKAVSVHSERQGMEYPMICFNFGRPNPDGTYSDRTKKGMIGVIVHEVGHNFFPMIVNSDERQWTWMDEGLNSFVEILASLEYDPELFAINPAKNITRYMGGDQSNLSPIMSQGDYVKQFGPNAYTKPAAGLYILRKTIMGPELFDHAFRTYSQRWMFKHPTPEDFFRSMEDASGMDLDWFWRGWFYTTDVTDIGIKEVKPLYLTDKPSERVAKLKEQYKQYFDGLGDLVYITDKKEDANPNAMDKYADGKEVPSYIYSVEFEKPGGLVMPLIVELTYADGTTKRETFPAQIWMKDDTSAKRVFASTKEIKSIVVDPDFETADVDTSNNNWPKKEGDKFSEFKNKQKN
- a CDS encoding peptide chain release factor 3 codes for the protein MSFLEEIKRRRTFGIISHPDAGKTTLTEKLLLFGGAIQEAGAVKNNKIKKGATSDFMEIERQRGISVATSVLAFIYKDKKINILDTPGHKDFAEDTFRTLTAVDSVIVVIDVAKGVEPQTEKLVEVCRMRSIPMLVFINKLDREGKDAFDLLDEVEQKLGLHVTPMSFPIGMGYDFKGIYNIWEKKLNLFSGDNKTAISEGIEFDDLANPELESIIGNKAAETLREEIELIGEVYPEFNREEYLDGSLQPVFFGSALNNFGVKELLDAFIEIAPSPQPKKAEERLVDSKEKKLTGFVFKIHANMDPKHRDRLAFIKIVSGIFKRNAPYLHVRNGKKVKFSSPNAFFAEKKEIVEESYPGDIVGIHDTGNFKIGDTLTEGEQLNFKGIPSFSPEHFRYVNNADPMKSKQLYKGLDQLMDEGVAQLFTLDINGRKVIGTVGALQYEVIQYRLEHEYGAKCSYENLSVYKACWVEPQDHKNEEFKEFKRVKQRYLAKDKQGQLVFLADSEFTIQMTKSKYPTVNLHFTSEFNK
- the idi gene encoding isopentenyl-diphosphate Delta-isomerase, translated to MKEQVILVDTKDTPIGLMEKIEAHEKALLHRAFSVFIFNDKGELMLQQRAASKYHSPLLWTNTCCSHQRDGETNIAAGKRRLQEEMGFVTDLKEVFSFIYKAPFDNGLTEHEYDHVMVGHFNGKPILNKDEAENYKWMSLEDVKKDIAMQPSIYTEWFKIIFDKSYEKLKNA
- a CDS encoding 6-pyruvoyl trahydropterin synthase family protein, with protein sequence MPKVTVHRKAHFNAAHRLYRKDWSDQKNFEVFNKCSNPNFHGHNYELIVSLTGEIDIETGYVYDLGILKNFIKSEIEEAFDHKNLNLEVPEFKELNPTAENISVVTYNKLRRLLPKHLDLKVTLYETPRNFVTYSGE
- a CDS encoding peptidylprolyl isomerase; this translates as MKKFTTLFLLIVLYTFFQCKKEVVVKEKFINTDTIFTKKESQKKEIKQVQKRWDSLNKENVNNFFTAYGKQHLENKVIIKTKFGNIKIRLYDDVPIHRANFIFLTKIKYFNTTEIYRVAKNFVIQGGNSDETYTQNQRRLYGNYTLDPEFKKHRTHKYGALAATREWENNPYKKSNPFEFYIVHSRSGAHHLNNEHTVFGEVIAGFDTMDKISKVPVGRDEWPTEDIRMTIEIID